A window of Acinonyx jubatus isolate Ajub_Pintada_27869175 chromosome B2, VMU_Ajub_asm_v1.0, whole genome shotgun sequence genomic DNA:
GGCAATTTTCATGAGTATAAAAAGGTTCTGCAGAAGCTGATGAAAAGCTTGAACATGTTAAATAAGTGTTCACTATAATACTTTTGCTTGTATTCTCCcatctgtaatattttttcttctttatctccaAGTGAAGAAATTCTGTGTAAAGACCTACTGGAATTTCATTGTTTGAATTAGTCTGCCTAGCTCTTTCTAATGTGAATTTTCTTATGaccttttcatcatttctttttgcattattttatttctttaaaacaatatcAGTGCTAACAAGTAATAGTAAATATATTCTAATGTACCAAACAATATGGAAAATATAGAATAAactctgaaggttgccttttactaCTCATCTCTTCTCCCTTCATACTTTGAATTGCTATCCTATTTCGAAGCTTCCTCTGGTAAAATttataatctttaattttaagTTGGCACATTTGATGATAATTTGGAACTTGATGGTAAGTTCATGGAATATAGAGGTCTTTATTTGTGCTTTGGGTTTCCATGGAGCCTCTAAAACTGTTACTGTGTGTAGAACAATAACACAGGAAGGCTTGACCTAAGGCAATAGCTGTGTAATCATTTTGGAAGTGAAGGCTTACAACTTAGGGATTTAGTGAATGTGCAGAGAAAGATAGCCATCTAAAGTAGACTCCAGGAGTTCTAGCTTGGGAATCATACCATTGATGATGCCATTTAAAGGAGACTAGGAATGGAGGAATTACTCTGTATCCACAAATATATTGCTGGAATGCTTTCTGATTATGttccactgtttatttattttgagggagggacagagagagagccagtgtatgtgagtggaggggggaggaggaggaaagaaagagaatcccaagcggactcccAGCCTTTAGTGCAGAGGCcggtatggggcttgaactcatgaagtgcaagatcatgacctcagccgaaatcaggagttggacgtttaacccactaagccactcaggcaccctaccCGTATTTCTGATTTGAATTAGAGTTTGGGCAGGTGCTAAAATGTTTAAGTGTGGCATAGATTTCCACAGTTCAGGAAAGaccatgaaaaatacattttctggtAAAGTTATTTCTGGGCTGGATGATGAATAAGACCTCTCAGTGAGGagatggatttttcttttaaaaaagtaaaaataattaaataaggtGACTGTAAACCTGTTTTCTAGTCCTTTGTCATCTGTAAGCAGATAGTAAATGGgcatatattccattgtgtatccatttttagaaaataatatttgaaagtatGTTTGGTTTATTTCAGGTAAACATAATGATAATAAACTCATTTTGATAAAGTATCTCTGAAAAACTTGTGCTGGGAAACCATATTCAGATATTTGTTTTGGCATTTCACATTTAgacccttcccccccacccccattaatTATAACTAATTtgacattcttttctctttccagatcATTCAACCTCAAGTGGCACATTATCTTTTAAGCCTAGTCGGTCGTTGGTTACTCTTCCTACTGCCCATGTCATGCCGTCTAACTCCAGCGCTACAGTTTCCAAACACAGGGAATCATTGACGTCAGATGGCTCAAAATGGAGTACTAGCCTCATGCAAGCATTGGGAAACCACAGTAGGGGAGAACAGGACTCTTCACTAGACATGAAGGACTTCCGGCCCCTCCGGAAATGGTCATCTTTATCCAAACTCACTGCCTCGGATAACTTCAGCCAGGGTGGCATTGTACACACGGAAGAGTCAAGGAGTGGTTTGgaaaagacagggagaggcaAGGTTTTAACCTCGCAACTAAGAACAATTGGGCCTAGCTGCTTACATGATAGTATGGAGATGCTTAAACTAGaagacaaggaaataaataaaaaacgatCGTCAACTCTGGACTGCAAATATAAATTTGAGAGCTGTAGCAAAGACGACTTTAGAGCTTCCTCCTCCACCCTTAGGAGACAGACCTTAGACATGACATACAGTGCCTTACCTGAAAGCAAGCCCATTATGACAAATGCAGAGGCTTTTGAACCTCCGAAATATTTACTGCTTGGTCAACAGGCAGTAGGTGGAGTCCCCATTCAACCTTCTGTGAGGACACAGATGTGGCTTACGGAGCAGTTGCGGACAAACCCGTTGGAAAATAGAACTACAGAGGACTCTTACAGTTTAGCTCCTTGGCAACAGCAGCAAATTGAAGAGTTTcgacaagaaaatgaaacaccaGTGCAGGTATGGCTCAAAGTCTAGTGTTTGCTTCCCTCCAGTGGATGTTACGAGTACAGTAGCACACTTGCAGTAAGTGTATGACAGTGTGTCCACAGACAcagatggttttgtttttcctctttcctacaAGTTACTAAGTTTATAAAAGTTGCTACAAGTTTATAAAAGGTATAAACTCCCAAAGTATTGTTTGgataaacaaaagttaaacaaAGACTTGAGGCTGATTAACatggaaaatttaaaatcttGTACCTAACTTAGTTTTCACTTTCCTTCTCATTTGTTAAGTGggcataaaaataaagaaaaatatacttaattTAAAGAAACTTGAAACAGATATGGGGACTGGCACAGTATAATTGGAAAAACAGTAATTCTGGAGTATGAGGTCTTGGATTTTATTTCTGGTTCTATCAAATTCAGAACCTGGATGATTTTCTACCTGTCAtttaatacttcatttctttgggtcttagtttcttttccctttcttcttttttttttcttgagatataattgacatataacattacattAGTGTCAATTCTACATCATAATGATCTGCTATGTATATTTTGTGACCTTATCACCACAATAAATTTAAGTCTGGTTAACGTCCCTCACTATGcatagtttccattttttttccccttgtgagAACTTGTAAGAttttctcttagcaactttcaaatatataatactatattattaattatagtcatcaTGGTATATATGATGCTGTACAAGtcacatcctcatgacttatgtattttatagctggaagtttgtcttttgattcccttcacctattttgctcaCCCCCAGCCCATGGCAACCACCAGTCAGTTCTCtatatctgtgattttttttttttaaggttctacATGTaaaagatcatatggtatttgtctttgacataattcacttagcataatgcccttaaggtacattcatgtcacaaatggcaagattccattttttttttagtgaccgAATAATATTGTgttgtatatgtaccacattttgtttatccagtcaaTCATCAGTGAGCACTTAAGGTTGCtttcatgtcttggctgttgtaattAGAGCTGTAGTggacataggagtgcatatattttggggagttagtgtttccatttctttcagataaatacccagaaggagaattttttaatttttcattttttgaggaaccacccacactgtttcccatagtggctgcataaatttacattcccaccaacactacACAAGGGTTCTTTtctctccatatcttcaccaacacttattatctcttgtctttttgatcgccattctcacaggtgtgaggtgataacctcattgtggttttgatatgcattttgctgatagtgatgttgagcaccttttcatgtatatGTTGGCCATGTgcatgtcttctcatttcttcatctatgaaatgagaaaGTGGAAGTAAAGTTATTTATAAAGTTTTGGTGGTGTTTGAAATCTGTTAGGTTTATAAAATAGAGGtgtgcttattttaaaaagattaagttGGGTATCAAGATTTATTAATCAGTTTGAAGAAAGCACTTTATAAAAtatcacatataaataaaatgggtGTGTATCCCCTAAAGTAACAtgtaaatgtgtacattttttttgaTCTGGAAATGTTTTCTATTCCAAGATAATTTCCACAGCTCATTTTAACTGGGAAAGCAATTATCTGTAGAATTTTCTGTAAATTCTATCATCCATTTTTTATTAACAGTATTTTCTGAAACAGTATTACTGAAATAgtaattttctgaaattaattctGTCAGAAATTACAAACTTTCCcttagagaaaacatttaaaattactattCATTACTgctactaataaaaaataataaagattaaaggaaTATATTCTATGGAAGGATAAGGAGATCACTTATCTAGAAACCTCACAAATCTGAGTATAGTCTCAAAACGTACACACACCCTGTTGTGCTACATTCACAGAATCCTTAACACGTCCCTTGTGCCTTCCTTACTCTTGTTTTGGGCAAGACTGCTTATAGTCTTGATTATGTATATTCAAATCACATAACCAAACAAGCATTATTATAATGTCTGAACTACAAATCAGAAAAGAGCAACTTAACTAGACTTGTGATTTATCAGTTCAAGTGATTGAAAGATAgggaatgtaatttttaaaagactattatattttattttttaattaaaaagttttttaattttatttttgagagacacacacacacacacacacacacacacacagaacaatgacggggaggggcagagagagggagacacagaatctgaaacaggctccaggctctgagctgtcagcacagagcctaactcgggGGCTGAGCTCATGAACCCCGAAATCATGatcttagctgaagtcagatgcttaactgactgagccacccaggcgcccctgttatatTTTAGTTCTCAACTGCTTTGTGATTATAGGAGAACAGGGATCAGGCATATACTTTTCCAGCGGGTATTTTTGCACAGAATTGTAGTAGTTCACAGGGTGCTGAACCTTTAGTAGGTTGTGATAACCTAACTTAGTAGGTATGATAGAAAGGTAACTGAGAAAATTGGATGAATTGAATTGAAAGAAGTAAGTCCTAATTCACTCATTCTGCTCAGAGAAACCTCTGCTGTAAACTAGGTTTTTCCCAATCTTGAAGCAGTGCAGAGAGGCTAGGGAGCTTGGAGGTGCACTGTAGAGCCagacttctttttaaatcttctccCTAGTACATGTAGAGGAAGCAGGCTACAAAGGGACAAAAGTTGCACACGCCCTGGAATGTCCTGCCTTTTGATTAACCATATTTGGGATGGTTTCTTTGTAGTGCTCTTAAGTTTTGTAGTAGAAAGATGAAACCAGGTAAAGAACACTTAAGACACTTCAGTTGCTATGTTTAAATGATCACTTCTCTTATTCCCTTCTTGGACTATTACAGAAGAAGTCTTCAGTGCCTTCTCCTTGGAGCCTCCAAGTGCTGCCTTTATTATAAAAGTTCTCATCTTAATGGTTtcttaaaagacttaaaaaaatttgacTTCCTTTTAGTCTAATTTTTATATAAAGGGAAGAGCCGTAATGAGGATTGGCCCATCTGATAAATTGGGAGAATGTGTATGATTTGCCAGCACAACTGCTAAACTCTCACCATGAAAAAACCGTCTTTTTACAACAATGGAAAGGAATTTGGCTGAGAGTCACAATCTAATACCACCATACATTTATATAGAACTTTAgcttatctcatttgatcttaaCAGGTTTTTTTCCCACTGCTTTTGTCCCTCAAAACGTTACTATTGTAATACGGAAGTTTTGCTCTTCTTAGGGATAATCATTGACTTAGCCTCGCAGTCTAATGTTCATGCTGTTCCTTGCTTCCCGTGATTTCCTGCTAAATCAGAGTGCAGGTAGTATAGTACTCTGAAACGTTTTCCTTTGTGAAGGAGGAGAAGCCATCTGTGCCTTGAGGTGGTTAGAATATATATACACCTCCATGTGCAAACTGTCTTTGGGTCTTTTCTCTGTACTATGTTGTCCCTCTCCTGTCACCCTTCCCCAAATCTCTCTGACCCTACAAGGACTAtgatagaagagaaaaacaaacaacaaagccTTGTCTTCTCTTTGGAGAGAATGTATCCCTTACTATGTCCCTCTTGTGTTTCTtctgtggggagcaggggaatGGGATGGGAATGGAAATTGAATACCTCTGTATAAAACAGTATCCATTGGGTTCCTATAAGCTCACAGTGCGTCTCTCAGGTAGTAGTGAAGAAATGGACTCTTTATGGACAaagttgtttattctttttttctcttatattccCTAGGATGTTTCTAAGTTCTGGGTTGCAATtattaaaaagaggaagatagGATTTTCTTCCTAATTAAATCATGCAGGGGCTTGACCAGCCAAGATATTGACACCTAatgatttcaacattttttctggaaaatttatataaatcaaaaatgtaaataaaaatttgatcaAATGACTTAAAGTGAAATGACTTGGTTTTTGTTTAACATGATAAGAGattgaaaaagttttatttattttatttttttattattattttttaatggttatttttgagaaagacagagacagaatgtgagtgggttaggggcagagagagagcgagacacagaatatgaagcaggctccaggctctgagctgtcagcacagagcccgacatggggcttgaactcacaagctgtgagatcatggcctgagccgaagttggatgctcaactgactgagccacccaggcacccccttttttttaatgtttatttatttatttatttatttattttgacagagagagctcGAGTcagcgaggggcagaaagagagagacaggatcgcaagtgggctctgtgctgatagcagcgagcctgatgtggggctcaaactcaggataggtgagataatgacctgagccgaagttggaggcttaactcactgagccacccaggcgcccctgaaaaagttttatttttaacatgagaGTGTTTTTTGTACTCTATTACATactatgaaaaaaaagttttctttttttcttatttttgtattgtttatctttaattttttgtttgtttttattggttaaaaaaatgtaactgtgCATTGAAAGATGTGGACCCTATGACAGTCTAAATAGTTAGGATGTGAGATTGTGATACATTTAATAGGTAGCTAAAAAGCATATAATTGGTTTTGTATACATGCTGTAGTAAATTAGTAATGTGTTTGACTTTAACCTTTCAATTTTTCTACATagtattggcatataattttatgcattttaaagttgTGCTTTTACTTACCAGCagagcaaatattttctgaaaatttattattttcccacTTTGCCTGAAgtctaaaaaataatcaaaagaagtaaaaatctaGACAATAGGAAATTCATTACTTTATGTAGGTCTGCCCTCTTGTGTCTGTATCAGGAAATCttgatcttattttatttgagaaaagccACTGAAAACCTACAAGATCAAAACTACTTATAATTAGATTGTTTTATGGTCATATCAATTATGAGTTTATTAAAGAGAGATTTCACCAAGTTCAAAACAGTTCTTTTTATTGTAGGTGGTTtacattaaacaaacattttgaaCCAACTAAAGTATAAAAGGAAcattaaacattgaaaaattggTTCATTTTTAGTACCCTGTAAATTAAGAGTAGAATTTATTCTacagaagaaagaacatttgatattttaaaaattttaaatacattgttttattatttcttactcTTTACATATCAtgataaacagaataaataagttCCGTTTAAAGGATAGCTTTTTGTTCTATATTATAGTCTGAGTTACAGTATTCTGTAATTTTCaagaaaaaggttttaatttctgttaagggcagaatgaaaacaaaaaacttatttctgttttacttagGAAAAACCCCATGACTTCACATTTTATAGTTTGATGTTGATGTTAGAGAGAACAATATAATGGAAGGCATAAAATTTGGCATTTCgaattttccacttatttttaagaTCAGTGCAGCTAATAATAGAACTTGGTTACTTTTTTCATAAGTAATTACTGACACCAGTGAGGTAAATGTATTGCTTGTTATTTATACGCTTTTTAATTGATGTTAGGGATTTCCAGACCATAGATGAGGCTTTGCTGAAGAAGTCTCCCTGTCAGTATGAGatccctttttcctcttttctcagaTATCAGTGAACCAAAActgtctccctccccatctccagTACCTCTCAGATGCCCAGAAAAAAAGCAGTGTCTCCTAGACCACACTGTTAGTAGCACTTGTACTACAAACCAGAGTTGGTATACTgacttttcaaattcttttagtAACCTCATTTTGGCAAGTCAGTAAATTATGTGTTTTCTACTCTTTTAGTAATTGCTATATTAGTAATATGTCTTGAATTGAAGCTAAAATTATTGGATTATGCAGTATAGGTATAAATTACTTTAGGCCTAATTTTAAACTGAGTCAAATTACTTAAATCATGACATTTTGGTGAGTGTATTTTCCaacaccacttttttttaaacttccattaTGAGTtggaaggtatttttaaatgatcacagGGGAAATTGAAAATGTATTCAGCAAGAAAATAATTGTAGATTAGCATTGCTGGATTTATAACTTAGCATGGTAGAATGGCCTGCCAAGTAGGTAGGTATTGACCATCTGGTTGATAGATTAAGGAAAATAGCTATATCCTCTTAATAAACAGGACAAGAAGTTTGTGTCAAAATGTGATCAAATAATTAATTTGGGGGaacccaaatttttattttttaaatgctttaaataatatatttttcttttattcttttaaaaattattttccttgcctACATTGAGTATGAGGTTAGAATAGAAGACAATCTATAAAATCATTCTAAAGTGTTAAGCTTTCATGATTCAAAAGACATAGTGTAGTAAGTTATATACTCAGATGATCAACTATAGTGCCTTAAATTAAGGTTAGATTCTAGTAGTGTATTAATAATTATGGCTAATTATACTATCAGCTGTTAAATTAACCAGTAGTTCTCATCTGACGATCATAATGTACTAGAGAGGACAGATTTATTGTTAGCCTATGTATACTAGAATTctgtaattctttgaaaaaattaagagaaattttatttatgtaagcgTATGGCCTTgccttttcatatttgtttttcataaagcTTAAAAATGTTAGTGTAGTGTAGAGAAAGAAtacaatttctgttttaaaatgtaggttttgAGAGTTACTACAAAGACTTCTGAATGATAATAACAAAAGTAAATGATGTGAGGAATCCATAGGCTATTTCAAATGATGACACTTCATTTGAGTGATTAGTTTGGTACAAACTTGGTGAAAACCTGAAAAATACTTAAACATCGGAGAGGCTTTTGCAGTACAATATACATTTACCCCAAAAAGTGAAGCTAATGCTTTATAGGTGAAGTGAACGGGTTAACAGTGCAGTTTCAAAACTAAACTTCTAGTTCATCCTCAGAAGAAATTTGGGATAGAAACTTACAAGCTCTGTAAAGGAATTTGATAGTTACATTATACACACTTATAGTcattttgaagttaatttttgaaaataaagctcCTTTCATGTTTACAAGATTCCACAGATGAATACATTTGCTAACAATTGTTTTGTTCTGAATCTTGACCTTTTCACAAAGAAATTCTTCTACTTAGGAAGTGGTCTGGTATGTAGTATTTCCCGTTCTTCATGGGATGACAGATTTTATGCTGTTGGTGACAAGTTGCATCACTGGGGATTGCAGCAGAACTTCAGAGAAGCATCACAATGATGCAGATCAACAAGAGACATATTAAAATGAGACAGAAATTTATAAATAGGTTCTGGAGATTTTGACGTGCTTGTTGAGGCATTTCAATGGTTGAAGCTCTTCTTATAGCAGAGCGAGTGAGGTATTGGACTTTCTCCATGATGCAAGGAAAGCAGGAAGTCTGAAGTTTTAAATGGTGAAGAGGAAGGTAAAAGCTAGCAGCCAGTTGTGAGCTCAATCACTGTCTTCCGTTAGGTAGCCTGGAATGATAAAATAGTGAATGGATTAGGATCATATGTGTAACCTATTCTCTGAACAGGTGAAAACACAATTTTGTTATTCATCTTCTTCattgttatttgtatttatgaCATCAAATATGTACATATTGATATGACATCAAATattcatgcatacacacacacgcacatacgtGTTTCCCTATATCTGTCCTGAGTGTGTGTCTTTTTTGGTAGGGTCACCGTGATGTCTCATTCGTCTTGTGTTCGGAGTGTTAATGACTGCAGTTTTTGCCTCGTCCTCTCAAAATGACTAGCAGTACAGTTAGGTTTAGGGTGCAGCTCATTTTCCACTATTCCCTTGAGCAAAAGTTCTCACATACATAGTTTTATTAAGACTATTTCTCTGAGAGCATTATTGTTGTGAACATTAGTGCATTGATAGCTTCAGAGAAAATCTGATAAAAAGAAATGCgtacaataaattattttccagatgtTGATTTTAGtccaaaataaaatagttaaatgaGAAGTCTTTTATCAGAACTATAGATTCAAATGtttgtcattcctttttatgattttatagttttgtagCATATGCTGTCTTGAGTTACGTTTTAACAAGACGATATTAAATACTGAAGACTGTCAGGCTCAGAAGGCATAGTAATAAAACCATCACTATCTCACTGTGTACAcagttcttattaaaaaaaaatttttttttaatgtttatttttgagagagagacagagtgcaagcggggagggacagagagagagagagagagacacagaatctgaaggaggctccaggctctgagctgtcagcacagagcctgatgtggggcttgaacccacgaccgtgagatcgtgacctgagctgaagacacagacgcttaaccaactgagccacccaggtgccactacgTAGTTGTTATTTAGAAATGGCCTGTACTCAAGAGCAGTGGTTTCCGTTTGCTTTTTTTCAGAGCTTCCATAAATTATTCTGCCTAATTAATTGATTAGTTTCTGCCTAATTAATTGTGGTAATTAatgagacaaaataaaacttaatgcattattatagaaaaattagagATTAGAAATTATAAATTGAATGTCTGGAGATAATAGTTTACAAAGATTTGGGGATATTTTATTGTCAATTAggatatttctatataaattttgaaacaagaacaattagaaattgaataaaatataaccATAATCAACTGCCCAGAGGTCATGGCTGTTAACATTTGTTGTTATGTAGCTGTTGATCAAGATATTACCACCTCCCCCAGCTTCCAGGTTTCGTTTTCTCCCTAATCTGTATACATCATGTGAAAACCCAGTTCAACCAGTAAGCTC
This region includes:
- the PLN gene encoding cardiac phospholamban translates to MEKVQYLTRSAIRRASTIEMPQQARQNLQNLFINFCLILICLLLICIIVMLL